The sequence TGGCTCCGGTTGACCTTGTCGGCCTTGGTAATGATCGGAATGGTCGGAATGTCAAGCTCCTCGAGCCAGTCGAGCAACTGAATATCTTCATCGCGCGGCGTCCGACGGATATCGAACAGCAACACCACCGCCGCCAGATTCTGCCGCGACTGCAGGTAGGTCCGGATCATCGGTCCCCACGCTTTTTTCACCGACAGCGGGACCTTGGCAAAACCGTAGCCGGGCAGATCGACCAGCAGGAATTGTTCGTTGATGCAGAAGAAATTGAGCATCTGCGTCCGGCCCGGAGTTGACGAGGTTCGGACCAGGCTCTTGCGATTGATCAGGACGTTGATCAGCGAACTCTTGCCGACATTGCTACGCCCGGCAAAAGCGACTTCCGGCATTGAAATCTCCGGATAGCCCTTCGGCTGAACCGCACTGGTCAGGTATGTGGCTGTCTTGACATGCATCTTGATTCTCCGGACGTCAGCGTAGCACAGGACGGCAAAAGACGAAACAAATGATCGACAACTTTTCACCAGAGAAATGGTATGCTATATTTTACGAGTTGAGAGTTGAATGATCAAACTCCAGCTTTACTTTATAAATCCAGAGGAGGAACTTCTAAAATGATGAGTCAGAAGCTGCAAGATGCCATGAATGAACAGATGAAGAACGAATTTTTTTCCGGCTACCTCTATCAGGCGATGGCCGGTTATTTCGAA comes from Desulfuromonas sp. and encodes:
- a CDS encoding YihA family ribosome biogenesis GTP-binding protein; protein product: MHVKTATYLTSAVQPKGYPEISMPEVAFAGRSNVGKSSLINVLINRKSLVRTSSTPGRTQMLNFFCINEQFLLVDLPGYGFAKVPLSVKKAWGPMIRTYLQSRQNLAAVVLLFDIRRTPRDEDIQLLDWLEELDIPTIPIITKADKVNRSQQAKHVRTIAEATGLPADAFTLFSALKRQGIEAIWELIESTLAVGEEES